A single Vigna radiata var. radiata cultivar VC1973A chromosome 8, Vradiata_ver6, whole genome shotgun sequence DNA region contains:
- the LOC106770846 gene encoding uncharacterized protein LOC106770846 yields MEKYFGNAYRGDPGVPHADPDRFVSIWIGSATFSVLTYFNPYMWTLSNQFNWHDKAFLFEQYHWKQARKKNQPYEFLWNKTWDKVHREHYYYNWPVYFP; encoded by the exons aTGGAAAAGTACTTCGGAAACGCTTATCGCGGTGACCCGGGCGTGCCCCATGCGGACCCGGATCGGTTTGTCAGTATTTGGATTGGATCCGCTACCTTTTCTGTTCTTACTTACTTCAATCCCTATATGTGGACGCTTTCTAATCAGTTCAA CTGGCATGATAAAGCATTTTTATTCGAGCAATATCACTGGAAACAGGCGAGGAAGAAGAATCAGCCATATGAGTTCTTG TGGAACAAGACTTGGGATAAGGTCCACCGAGAACATTACTACTACAACTGGCCTGTTTACTTTCCTTAG